One part of the Arabidopsis thaliana chromosome 1 sequence genome encodes these proteins:
- a CDS encoding ankyrin repeat family protein (ankyrin repeat family protein; CONTAINS InterPro DOMAIN/s: Ankyrin repeat-containing domain (InterPro:IPR020683), Protein of unknown function DUF3424 (InterPro:IPR021832), Ankyrin repeat (InterPro:IPR002110); BEST Arabidopsis thaliana protein match is: Ankyrin repeat family protein (TAIR:AT1G62050.1); Has 1132 Blast hits to 1026 proteins in 130 species: Archae - 4; Bacteria - 26; Metazoa - 550; Fungi - 29; Plants - 425; Viruses - 2; Other Eukaryotes - 96 (source: NCBI BLink).), whose translation MARSSPANIPATTIDDYAHSPVHYAVVVGDHAGLTRLVSSLPKLTDPEQIHTESDSMSQERVAEKISTVIDRRDVPFGETPLHLAVRLGDVFAAKTISSAGADITLQNAAGWNSLHEALCRRNSEITEAILRDHHRSAWCKWRRRLPHLIAVLSRMRDFYMEISFHFESSVIPFVGKIAPSDTYKIWKRGGDLRADTSLAGFDGFKIRRANQSFLFLSDGDEFLDVSPGTLLVLNRDDKTILNAFENAKDPISDSDIAGFCGQSSLYRPGMDVTKAKLVEITNWRRQAKIETVGEWKAKAYDVENVSFSFKSRKVGKEQGLRLDETRRSVSEPLRPQRREQRRRSVSLPEAAILVANSSVGRIKEKEIVKSLRPSVWLTDQFPLKTEELLPLLDILANHVKAVRRMRELLTTKFPAGTFPVKLSIPVIPTVKVVMTFSKFVALPPLDEFYTPLSSPKHLLAAMEDQHDVHDDEKLDRRISSSRPSFSTPSWLRLNINATGKSSRRRLVDEEQVVDPFTIPTGYKWTSNSDNSVYILHISTYLAHPKSVILSLVFTKKSSKNQRYIRYWDHYKMASEAPSWADQWGTGGIGVMAAEETTDGKKDVTGKKSGKTKAGINKAKIVVFIGVNWMKNLVQRKKKDSTSS comes from the exons ATGGCAAGGTCTTCGCCGGCAAATATTCCGGCCACTACTATAGATGATTATGCTCACAGTCCCGTCCACTACGCCGTCGTTGTAGGAGATCACGCCGGTTTGACTCGTCTGGTTTCGTCTTTGCCTAAACTAACCGACCCGGAACAAATCCACACCGAGTCCGACTCAATGAGCCAAGAGCGAGTCGCGGAGAAAATCTCCACCGTCATCGACCGCCGTGACGTTCCCTTTGGAGAGACGCCTCTCCATTTAGCCGTACGTCTCGGCGACGTTTTCGCGGCAAAGACTATATCTTCCGCCGGTGCTGATATCACGCTCCAAAACGCCGCCGGGTGGAACTCCTTGCATGAGGCTTTGTGTCGTCGGAACTCAGAGATCACGGAGGCAATTCTCCGGGACCATCACCGTTCGGCGTGGTGCAAATGGAGACGGAGACTTCCTCATCTCATCGCCGTACTCAGCCGCATGAGAGATTTCTACATGGAGATATCATTTCACTTCGAGAGCTCCGTGATTCCATTCGTCGGAAAAATCGCTCCTTCCGATACTTACAAGATATGGAAACGCGGTGGAGATTTACGCGCCGATACTTCATTAGCCGGATTCGACGGTTTCAAGATACGCCGCGCCAATCAGAGCTTTCTCTTTCTTAGTGATGGAGATGAGTTTCTTGATGTGTCTCCTGGTACGTTGCTTGTGTTAAACAGAGACGATAAAACGATCTTGAACGCTTTCGAAAACGCTAAAGATCCGATTAGCGATAGCGATATAGCTGGCTTTTGTGGTCAATCTAGCTTGTACCGTCCGGGGATGGATGTTACTAAAGCAAAGCTCGTTGAGATTACGAATTGGCGACGGCAAGCGAAGATTGAAACTGTCGGAGAGTGGAAAGCTAAAGCTTACGATGTCGAAAAcgttagttttagttttaaatcaagaaaagtcGGAAAAGAGCAGGGTTTGCGTTTGGACGAGACTCGTCGGAGTGTGTCAGAACCGTTACGGCCGCAGAGGCGGGAGCAGAGGAGGAGATCGGTTTCTTTACCGGAAGCGGCGATTCTGGTGGCGAATTCTTCTGTGGGGCGGATCAAAGAAAAGGAGATTGTGAAGAGTTTGCGTCCTTCGGTTTGGTTAACGGATCAGTTTCCTTTGAAAACAGAGGAGTTGCTTCCGTTGCTTGATATTTTAGCCAACCATGTCAAGGCTGTTCGGAGAATGCGAGAGCTGCTTACCACCAAGTTCCCGGCGGGAACTTTTCCGGTCAAG TTGTCCATACCGGTGATCCCAACAGTAAAAGTAGTCATGACATTCAGCAAGTTCGTGGCTCTTCCACCGTTGGATGAATTCTACACACCGCTCTCAAGTCCAAAACATCTATTAGCTGCAATGGAAGACCAACATGACGTGCACGATGATGAAAAATTAGATAGAAGAATCTCAAGTTCACGTCCATCGTTTTCAACGCCTTCTTGGTTGAGACTGAACATCAATGCCACCGGCAAGAGCTCACGGCGGCGTTTGGTGGATGAGGAACAAGTGGTGGATCCATTCACGATACCAACAGGGTATAAGTGGACTAGTAACTCAGATAATTCAG TCTACATTCTCCACATTTCCACTTATCTTGCTCATCCAAAATCGGTCATTCTCTCTTTAGTCTTTACCAAGAAGAGCTCCAAGAATCAGAg GTACATAAGATATTGGGATCATTATAAAATGGCGAGTGAAGCACCTAGTTGGGCGGATCAATGGGGGACCGGAGGAATTGGGGTGATGGCTGCGGAGGAGACAACTGACGGCAAAAAAGACGTCACCGGGAAAAAGTCCGGCAAGACCAAAGCAGGGATTAACAAAGCCAAGATTGTTGTATTTATTGGTGTCAATTGGATGAAGAATCTTgtgcagaggaagaagaaggattctACTTCTTCATAG
- the CLPP6 gene encoding CLP protease proteolytic subunit 6 (CLP protease proteolytic subunit 6 (CLPP6); FUNCTIONS IN: serine-type endopeptidase activity; INVOLVED IN: chloroplast organization, photosynthesis; LOCATED IN: in 6 components; EXPRESSED IN: 23 plant structures; EXPRESSED DURING: 14 growth stages; CONTAINS InterPro DOMAIN/s: Peptidase S14, ClpP, active site (InterPro:IPR018215), Peptidase S14, ClpP (InterPro:IPR001907); BEST Arabidopsis thaliana protein match is: nuclear encoded CLP protease 5 (TAIR:AT1G02560.1); Has 13333 Blast hits to 13329 proteins in 3010 species: Archae - 2; Bacteria - 8425; Metazoa - 145; Fungi - 82; Plants - 1079; Viruses - 86; Other Eukaryotes - 3514 (source: NCBI BLink).), with the protein MAGLAISPPLGLSFSSRTRNPKPTSFLSHNQRNPIRRIVSALQSPYGDSLKAGLSSNVSGSPIKIDNKAPRFGVIEAKKGNPPVMPSVMTPGGPLDLSSVLFRNRIIFIGQPINAQVAQRVISQLVTLASIDDKSDILMYLNCPGGSTYSVLAIYDCMSWIKPKVGTVAFGVAASQGALLLAGGEKGMRYAMPNTRVMIHQPQTGCGGHVEDVRRQVNEAIEARQKIDRMYAAFTGQPLEKVQQYTERDRFLSASEALEFGLIDGLLETEY; encoded by the exons ATGGCGGGTTTAGCAATTTCACCTCCTCTCGgtctttccttctcttctcgaactcgaaaccctaaacccacTTCCTTTCTATCTCACAATCAAAG GAATCCTATAAGACGTATAGTTTCTGCTCTACAGAGTCCATATGGAGATTCTCTGAAAGCTG GACTTTCTAGTAATGTTTCTGGATCCCCAATAAAGATTGACAACAAGGCTCCAAG ATTTGGAGTGATAGAGGCGAAAAAGGGAAACCCCCCAGTAATGCCTTCAGTGATGACCCCTGGAGGACCTTTAGACCTCTCTTCTGTGTTATTCCGTAACCGCATAATCTTCATCGGGCAACCAATTAACGCACAGGTTGCTCAGCGAGTCATATCTCAGCTTGTAACCCTTGCATCTATTGATGATAAATCCGACATCCTG ATGTACTTGAATTGTCCCGGTGGCAGTACTTACTCCGTCCTAGCAATTTATGACTGTATGTCTTGG ATAAAGCCTAAAGTTGGAACAGTGGCGTTTGGAGTAGCTGCAAGCCAAGGAGCACTTCTTCTTGCTGGAGGTGAAAAAGGAATGCGCTATGCAATGCCAAATACTCGTGTCATGATACATCAACCACAAACTGGATGCGGA GGACATGTAGAGGACGTGAGGAGACAGGTCAATGAAGCCATCGAAGCCCGACAA AAAATTGACAGGATGTATGCAGCTTTCACTGGACAACCTCTGGAGAAAGTGCAGCAATACACTGAAAGAGATCGTTTCTTATCAGCATCTGAG GCGCTTGAGTTCGGGCTCATTGATGGTCTATTGGAAACAGAATACTGA
- the CLPP6 gene encoding CLP protease proteolytic subunit 6 (CLP protease proteolytic subunit 6 (CLPP6); FUNCTIONS IN: serine-type endopeptidase activity; INVOLVED IN: chloroplast organization, photosynthesis; LOCATED IN: chloroplastic endopeptidase Clp complex, chloroplast stroma, chloroplast thylakoid; EXPRESSED IN: 23 plant structures; EXPRESSED DURING: 13 growth stages; CONTAINS InterPro DOMAIN/s: Peptidase S14, ClpP, active site (InterPro:IPR018215), Peptidase S14, ClpP (InterPro:IPR001907); BEST Arabidopsis thaliana protein match is: nuclear encoded CLP protease 5 (TAIR:AT1G02560.1).) has protein sequence MAGLAISPPLGLSFSSRTRNPKPTSFLSHNQRNPIRRIVSALQSPYGDSLKAGLSSNVSGSPIKIDNKAPSSLPLPILNILKSSTVYFIFGVIEAKKGNPPVMPSVMTPGGPLDLSSVLFRNRIIFIGQPINAQVAQRVISQLVTLASIDDKSDILMYLNCPGGSTYSVLAIYDCMSWIKPKVGTVAFGVAASQGALLLAGGEKGMRYAMPNTRVMIHQPQTGCGGHVEDVRRQVNEAIEARQKIDRMYAAFTGQPLEKVQQYTERDRFLSASEALEFGLIDGLLETEY, from the exons ATGGCGGGTTTAGCAATTTCACCTCCTCTCGgtctttccttctcttctcgaactcgaaaccctaaacccacTTCCTTTCTATCTCACAATCAAAG GAATCCTATAAGACGTATAGTTTCTGCTCTACAGAGTCCATATGGAGATTCTCTGAAAGCTG GACTTTCTAGTAATGTTTCTGGATCCCCAATAAAGATTGACAACAAGGCTCCAAG CTCACTGCCTCTTCCTATCTTGAACATTCTTAAGTCGTCAACAGTGTACTTTAT ATTTGGAGTGATAGAGGCGAAAAAGGGAAACCCCCCAGTAATGCCTTCAGTGATGACCCCTGGAGGACCTTTAGACCTCTCTTCTGTGTTATTCCGTAACCGCATAATCTTCATCGGGCAACCAATTAACGCACAGGTTGCTCAGCGAGTCATATCTCAGCTTGTAACCCTTGCATCTATTGATGATAAATCCGACATCCTG ATGTACTTGAATTGTCCCGGTGGCAGTACTTACTCCGTCCTAGCAATTTATGACTGTATGTCTTGG ATAAAGCCTAAAGTTGGAACAGTGGCGTTTGGAGTAGCTGCAAGCCAAGGAGCACTTCTTCTTGCTGGAGGTGAAAAAGGAATGCGCTATGCAATGCCAAATACTCGTGTCATGATACATCAACCACAAACTGGATGCGGA GGACATGTAGAGGACGTGAGGAGACAGGTCAATGAAGCCATCGAAGCCCGACAA AAAATTGACAGGATGTATGCAGCTTTCACTGGACAACCTCTGGAGAAAGTGCAGCAATACACTGAAAGAGATCGTTTCTTATCAGCATCTGAG GCGCTTGAGTTCGGGCTCATTGATGGTCTATTGGAAACAGAATACTGA